From the genome of Hippocampus zosterae strain Florida chromosome 8, ASM2543408v3, whole genome shotgun sequence:
TGCAGCTTCAACGAGCACTTCCTCCCCATCTTGTCCGACTTGATTCACCACCGCCTCGACCGACATCGCGTTGACTTGCTCAAACTCTGCCAGCAATGTACGGTCTGCATCCTCGGCGATCACCGTGCTATCCAGCATAGAATCACTTGGTACGTTTCCTTGCAAAGAGGACTCCAGGACAACGCGCAGATCCTTAATTGGTGTGGACTGAACCCGCCAAGCACTTCCTGAGCCGGTGCGGCTGCTGCAGGCGCTACCCAGGGCAAAGTGGCCGTCCGTCGGGTCAGAGTCTGACTCGGCGGACTTGGAACTGGGGGATCGGTTTTTCACCCTGCTCGGCGTGCCGATAGCGTATTCGTAGCCAGATTCGAAGCCCTCGGAATCGCAAGACTTTTCGCCGACGGTCTGTCTAGTTGTCCTTCGTCTTCTGGAATTCGAGGAGCTTTCTGAGGTTTCGTCCAGGTTCAAGGGAATGGGACTCATCTTTTTTCTTAATCTCGCACTCTTGCGGATCGAGGAATAAGAAACCGAAGCTCCCGAGACGTTCGAAGCGAGGCTCTCGGCCTCAGAAAGTTCGGACTCTTCTGGTCGTGGTCTGGGGGAGGATCTGGTGCGTTTTCTTTGACTTCGGGTCACTCTTTGGGATTTGATCGGCGGTGAAGAGCAGGAGTCCTCCTTGTCGTTTGCAGCCTTGTCTGGAGCTGCCCTGCTCCTTGTGTTTCTGACTGTTTTGTGCACAGACACAAAAGAAGAGCTAGTGTCCGCCTCAGACACTTCTTCGGCATAATTCAAGGTGACGCCAAGTCTTTTGCTTCTTCTGCTACGTGTTGCTGGAGGGTCACTGTCAGACACAACAGAGCTACTGGATTCCACCTTCTTGTTGGGAGCTCTCCGCTTCGAGCTTCGGACATTTTTCGAAGAGCACGACTCCACCTCGGATTCTTCTTGACCGACTCGGGACACCGCCCTTCTGCGCGTCGGCGGCAGTACCACATCGGAGACGGCAGAGCAGCACGACTCCAGGTCGGAGACATCTGCTTCGTGGATGGAGCCCACGGGGGTGCAAGGCTGCTCGGGGCTGTGGAGTCTGGAGGCTCGTGAGCATCTTTTCAACGGGTTGCTGGATTCTCCTCCATGCCGTTTGCTGGTTTCCACCAGAACAGGCTGAGTTGAGTTCTCCGTTTGTGAGGCCGTACTCCTGGTTCTTCGCCCTCTTGATGGAGTGGCCTGTGAGgcaaaagaggaaaacatcagGACTGCAGCTTCACACAATGCGTTTGTGTGACATTTGGTTGGTGCCAtaattttttcaaatgtaaaatgggtggcttttttcccccctcaagaaGGCGCACGAGTAGGCAGCGTCGGCAAGTTCTCTTGGAGAGCCTtgcggtttttgttttttttatatgttgtttttgtcttttgttgaatAGTgatgttacgtcgtgtggacctgatgtggatttttttcatcatttttggccacgacattcgtcaaagaagaagaatctgtgcttggtggctgcgccttctcggcagcacacgtgtaccagcactgattttgactgggaggaatgtcggcgccatttgactgtcgttgctggacagccgGACGagttgcgcctgtaatgggcagcatttttacaGCTCTGCTTTTTTTCAGCGGAAAGGTCGGTACTGTTGGGACAGTCTgcagcttgtagcagacgcatGCACATTTTCAGCCTGACATCTTTGAtctactggtgaaaaggacactttgattcactcctctttcatctataactgtttcaaacaacaaagcgtatgcaggaaaagtggttcagattgcacggctgtctgtgtcttatgtgttgtcttgtattattttgtcattttatgttcactgttcttttgatggtggcacaagcacccgcagcggctcctcttgttgtctggttgagagggaagaaatttcatctgtgccgtttgttgcacatacagcgcatttaacaataaagttgtacttgacggGTTTCctcaaacattccaaaaacatgtatgatgGTTGTCTTTGTGCACTGTGAATTTTGCAGCCAAGTGCAGGAGGGAAATGCCACGAGGTATACTGACTTTAGAGGGTAATTAATTCttcatagatttttttaaaggtagtGTTATTTCGTGTTATTTTCGATCAGTTGATTAGGATTCGTCCTCGTGATGGCAGTCGATATTGGGCACAAATGAATCAAtcccatatttaaaaaataattcatacccTTGTTTGATTACAAACTGTAATTTTTACTTTACTATTGTCCGTATATAACAATGTCAGTgtagaaaacaaaattaaaaacagtaTATAACACAGAACTCTCTGAAGTTTATGAGCGAACGCTAGCAGTGGACCACGTGAGTTGGAACATCTACACGCAGCAGCCGATCAAAAAACACGCCGAACGCTTAAAATATTTCGCTCgcaaacaaaatgtgtgtacGATGCTCGTAGAAGCTTGTAGGTACATTTACCTGCACGTCTGAGGCCTGCTCGAGCTTAGTTTTAGTTGGAGAGCACCCTCGAGCTCCGCTTCTGGTGGCCACCATCTTGGATCAACTGTCACTTCCGCTTGGGAAACCAGACGAAAGCAATCGATAGGGAAGAATGAGACTGGCGTGagcaaatgcttttaaaatacGGTGGACCCCTGTTCGTTGGAAATCAGTCAATATAAGTGGGACACGAATCGGTATAATCCGTCAATAATCGACATCGAGTTACattcaaccatccattttcaagaccGATTATCCTGAACACTCTGAATCTAAACTACACTGAATAGTCAGTCGCAGAGAACATTTATATCAGGCGAGTGTACCCCTACGTCGTCAGTGTACGTCAAAttacgttgattttttttttaatttcaagccCCGACCCTTTCCCCAAAAATATCATTGAATAAAAGGTGGACTTTCAACTAAAAGAACGAAAAATGGGTGTTGCTCTCCCATTAATATAATCAGCACtaatttgaaatatttaaatcaGATTTAATCTTGAAACTTTCGAACATTTAAATTCTATGCaacaaattatttaaatttaagtCATACACACGGAttcaactgtaaaaaaaaaaattgaaaccagCCCCAaaatattatgattttttaatgAAGACGTTTTTTGCCAAATGGCAGTACAGGTAACATGACCAGCAGATATTTTCAAGTAATTTATTGGATTAAACAAGTTTTAactcagaaaataaaaatacctcaAAAAGGGTATTTCCATAGCTCTCAaactattaaaagaaaaaacattgaatATATCATCCTCAACTTAATCTAAAAATCTTACTTTCATCTCATGACAAATCACCAGTTAGGGTCATAACAGTGGCAGCAAATTAGTAAAATGTTAGATTAAAGGCTAACTAGCTCAACTTCCAAAGGTAAAATTGTGagggtttctttttttgatgAGGACTGCAAATTACTACGgtaggtgggaaaaaaatctgaacttgataagccatttttttcacaaaatacaaatgattataggaacaaatgattttttaacaGTTTCTTCTCGATATAATGAAAATTTGGTTATCAGAGCAGGTATGCGGACGAGATAATCAACTGCAGTGaatcatttcacatttgaagAGGGTTCAGGAAACCTCTAAATGACCCACCAGTAAAGCTGCGAATCACAATGCAATACAGTAATTAGGAACTCAAACTCCCTTTGACGTTGACATTAGATTCGCTGTACAGACTGTCATTGTGAAACCAACCGAACCACTTGATAGAGGATACTGTAGTTGCAACCCCCCTCCATCCCAATGTACCTGTATAACAAAATCCCATGTGTTAGCATACATGGCTAGTGCTAGAGGTAAGTTTTGTGTCAAACCGTATTGTTATGCGCCTCACTTGAAAAAAACAGTATGAGATTTACCAGGCTTTAAGGCTGAATTTCTTGAAGCTTCGCTAAACTTGTAAATACCCAACAGTTCATCATTTCAGTGTGTTTTGCAAAACTTGTTAAGTAGCAGCTCAACGGCAAAAATCACCAAGTTCACTatcactacattttttttctgagtagTGCCTCTCTTTTACCCCAAAACTGATTCCGCTCAAAAGTtatctcaccaaaaaaaaaaaaaacctcccgaCAACTCTCTGACAGTATGtgtcagcaaatgtttgatgtgcAGAGTTACGTGGAAGTGGCAGCCTCCATGTTTGCAGAAGTGTTCATTTGCATGTAGCGTAGAATGGAAAATATGACAAATGGCTTGATCCCCCGCTAATCCCGCGTCCCGCTAGAGTTCCGCCTTCCTGGCGCTGAACAGGTAGCCCGTAGCCTTGATGATGCCGCGGCTCTTGACGATGATGGAGTAGCGCAGAAGCCACTCCAGCCTCCAGTCATCCGCGGCGACGTGCTGCGTTCCCTCCTGCATGGCCTCCCGGAAGGTGGCCGCTGATATCAGctctgcattgaaacgagagtAGGAGAGCGATAACATCTAAAATTAACAACTGCTCCTCATTCACACCTGAGACCTTGTGACACGAATGAGTCACTCGACACCAGGAGGAAAAAAGGCAAATTAGGCCCAACAAGGATATTTTCACCTATTTTGCCAGCCATTTAGACTGCTAGCTGTGGATTGTTATTTTAAGGAGTCAGTAAACGTATGCCGTTTTACAAACTGCACACTGAATTGATGACTTTAAATTTTAACAAAGTGTGATTTGTTGTCCCAAAAATGTGAGGGGCGTACTCGCCTCTGCGAGATACTTACTAGAAATCGTTTACAGTAGTTTGCTATGAAACTATTTCCCACTTTTAAGTGTGTTGTTTCCTAACTCACGACTATGTCTCAGGCAGTTATGTCACAACTGAGTTGTTTTGCCCCAAGGCGGGTGATTGCCTTGCAAAAACAGAAGCCCTGTTGTTTCCACACCTAACGGTGACCTCATTGGCGAAATTTGGCACTTCAAATTTTGTAAACGAGGAAGCCTTTTGGGTGAAAGGTGCAACCCATACCAAAGGTCCAGTCGCCTTGATTCAATCtttgcaaaacagaacacataacAATATTGTCTTCAACTAAACAGCCGCAGAATTCACACTAATTGCATTTGTGAATACCGGTAGTCAGGATAATTATTTCCGGATAATCTACTTAGTTCTTGTGACATCTTTGCttggtggtgtgccgtgagatgtgccttggctcaatgaaGGTTGGGGGTGGCGGGTGGAACACTCGACTAGTGAATGCCATTACAGAATCTGAAGAGTATTCGCagcacttcatttttttccaacttatGGAATCAATCAGCCCGCCAGCCGTCAAAAGTCTCGAATTCGAGCTCAGGTTTCATTATCCGCAGATGTTTCTACAGCCTACAATCCCTGAAAAAGAATTATGCAattctcaagttttttttccccttagaaTTACGCAATTCCATATtcctttaaaacattttaaaatgtgtttcttaAAGGCAGAAGGGTGGCAATTTGAATCAAACTAATTTTATGTAACATCTGCGATTTGCCTTTTTTCtctaaaaatcaaacatttcatCCACCGTCACTTTTGCCAGAGTTGCCGTAACATCCCGCAGATGTCAGAGCGCGTGAAAGCACAGGACCAAGCATGAAGCCAAAGCAATTATCGTCGACTTCAGAGGCCCGTTTGTCTTGAGGCACATGTTCAATCAAGTGTTCAACTCACGTTGTCATGAGGTGAAAAATTTTGAAGGGAGGAAATATTATCAATCTTGGCTTTGGAGCTCTCATGTAAAAATGTGGGGAAATTTGAAGCGCTGtgaatattttatgttttttttttctcttaagaaCGGAAAGAGATGTTCACCTGGGGGATCATTGTGTGTGAGCAGCTGGATGTCAAACTCTTTGGCGAAGGCGGTTAGCTCGGGGGGCATCACGCAGCAGGAGGCCAGGTTCACTTGGTTGCTGCTGGGCTTgacctggagaaacaacaaGGCACACTAGTTACATGCACCACCAATCTAATTATTTGACACTTAAAGTGGACATCTTGTGgaaacatttgtacatttttgtcaAGGCCATTTGCGACAAACCTGAGCCCAGTTGTAGAGTTGTTCCAGCAGGTCTTTGTCCAGGTCGGCCGTGCCGATGGCAGCGATCCTCTGGCGGTGGACTAGCGCCTCCAGCTGCTCCCACGCTGGCTGAAGAGGAGCCAACGTTTTGACGTCATCCCCCAGGAGCCTTTGCGCTGCGATGATCACAGAGTCCAGCTGGGACACGGCCAGCGTTTGGCAGGCTGGAGAGGAAAGATGCAGTCAGTGAGTAGCCGCCGTCATTTTCAACCGTTCATTGAGCGAGACAGTTCCTTCTTACCCATCTCGACTGCATCTCTGATGGACGACTGACCCGACTCGAAGAGGAACAGCTTGGCTGCCAAGACAAAGCCACCAGTTTCATGTTGCAAACACTTTTATGTTAGCACGTGGAAGCAATTTGGTAAGCTGACACTCGAGTTAATAGCGGcatatttgaatgaaaatgtggttttaaaatccgattgaagacattttaagataatggggagggggaaaaaatgaaaggtTAACATAAGCCATGTAGTAAATCAGAAGATTAAGGCACACACCTGACACTTTAAGCTCCTCCCTCTCCTCAGGTATGACGGCATCTGTGGCCTGGGGGATGTTACAATCTAATGTGTCAGGTAAatccttaataaaaaaaaaagaaaagaaaaggtagCTTCAGGCGGTTGAATTTGCTGAGTGACTCTAGAATAGGGATGCTCCGATCAGGATTTTAAGATGCCAATACAGATCATCCACGAGTGTGATCGATCGATGCCAATCACGTGGATTTGGTGTAAAAGTGTGAATTTTTCACTTCCCCCCCGGACCAGTCAGAGTCCCTCCTTCCAGTTGGCCTCCTCATACCGAGGTGTTAGAACGGTCCCCAGACCTGCTCTGACTGTCACTGCTCCAAccacagggatggcaatggctagtgatgaaaaaaaaaaacggaaaggggcgtggtctggacggggcgaccaatcacaacaagtaagacatcatacgtgtccaatcgcagggctgtttacaatcagaagatggaaagactgatcgggagagcttgtgaaaactcgacgataaggtacctgaccccccctaaaattttctcaacggatttagacgattcacaaaaattatcatttttagaaataaaacggcggaaaattgccatccctacAACCAGGACCCTGTGGAAATGTCCACCACTCTGTTTGAGTTACAGCTTTGTCGGCCCCCCCACTTCCTCCCAGTTTTTACCTTGATCCCTACCCGGGCCACCTTGGGGATCCCTGTACATCACACGTGTCAAAATCAAGGTCCGGGTGCCAGGTCCGGCccaccaggtcattttatgtgacccgcGAAAGCaagtcatgtgtgtcaacttgctcaaatctgtaccgaaatgtcaaatcgtaatacgtaataaataacgttgagattttgcaatcctGTAATTTTGTTACCCGGTTTACACCCACCAAAGGAAGGCAAATTCCAAATTGGCCCgcaactaaaatgagtttgacacctctgctgtACATCATCATCTATCTTGCCCTAGTCACCTTAAACTCCTCCTTCAGTTATTTCAGGGGCAGCTCAAGCTTGTTCACGGTCCAAGGCAGTCCCAGCCACCTCCCTGAGGAAGCCGCTGACTTTCCTTTCTTAACCCTCCACGAATGAGATGAGAACTTCGATGACGAGCAAAGGCCAAAGTACCCTGGGCAGGATGCCGTGTAGACAGATCCAAGGTTTGAACTTTCCGGGTAGCCCTGACCGATCTGCTCTCATTTCCATTGGATAATTTTTCCCCTTGATCAGGACGGTGTTCCGTGGCGTATTTAATGCCTTAGAAATTCTTTTGTACCCTTCTCCTGAGTGATACTTTTGAACCATGAAATCCCCTCCTGACCGCTGTACAAGCGCTGCTGGCCTTGACTGTTGCTGTTACAAGTGACGACAAAAGATGAGAACTTATTTGGGGGTAATAAGAGACAATTTAGATCGTGGCAAGTGTGCTGATTCCCATCTAACATGACTCTTAAAAATGTGAGAGGTAAATTTTGAACACAGCCGCATCCCCCCagttgtaaaatgttttgtacacttgcaaaaaatatatatatacagtatatatacagtatacatttttttccaattcagtTGTGCAAGTGATCAATCCCATTAATTGTAGAAATTATTATAAATAGAATGTTTCACTTTTTTCATAACATTATTGAATATCACATAAACCTGGCCTCTGTACACTTCTGTATCCACCCTAATCGCCACACCCACCTTGAGTCAAACTTTTCTTTGCTGGTATTTCCCTGCATGTACACCACATTTAATTATGAACATACCACTGGTATAACCTCCCCCATTGCTATGTGACTGCAGTGGATATCACTGAGCTCAGCATAGCCAAAGCTGGGGTACATGCACCCCAGCaaataagtgagggatcactcaTTACGCTTCTTTGTTGCTTATCTTGGGTTCCGCAACAATAAGGTGGCAATGAAATGATCACCATCTCATGCCCCCATCaagccccctcccccattcACCCCAACATACAGACGTTTGGAATGGCGCTTCAGACGGCTATCCAGTATTGCATGATCACTGGCCATGACAGCTTCTTTTCGAGACACCCAAAGGCATCATTTGAAGTCCATCGCCGCAGTTGTTCCGTCGGAATGTTGCCATCTGACCATGTGGAGCTCCACCCCTTAGGGCGAATCCATACAACTAGTCGGTCTGGTCTTCAATTCAAAGAGTATGCTTCTTCCCTAGCCATATGACACACACATCCTAAAGGAAACTCCGAAAATAAGCCCAGAGAATGCTCATAATGCATTTTTCAATCATCGCATCATATATTTTCTCATCCATTCAATCTGGTAAATGGTCCCTGAAAATGAAAACGCTGATGCACTGAGAATAATTGGTCATCTCACCTCGGTCGGAGCTTCTATTGTGGAGAACCAGCTGCTCAGTGTAGCCTGAATGCATTCTTGAAGCTGAAAAAGATCAACATGCGCTAATTTAACGCATAGTCAAATCCCCATAAACTTGATTCCAAGAATGTTTCCAGACATATGATGAGATTTTTACAGTGGACtctgctccaaaagcaacatctGGACCACATTTTTCTCCACTTGACTTGTGCCAGCATGTATTCTTGTACTGTAAAGTGGGTGAACACTACAAATGTTGTGCCGTCCAATTCATCATTTATGTTCAGGGCTTCTCTGTGGCTCAAAAAGCGAGGGGGTGAGGAGGGCAGCTGCATGAAGAATGCAACACGTGGAAGAAGTGGTTATAAATCAATGGTCACAGTTAAATGCTGTTGAACACGCTAACAGTTATGGTTAGTGTTCGTTTTCAAATTACAGTTGTCAGTCAGAGTTAGGGGTTGAGGTTTCAAGATAGGGTCAGGGTTTCAAGTTTGGGTTTCGGATGAAAATGATACAATCTATGGTGTAACCTGTAAAATTAGATCATGGAAGACAGAGGCTGGTGCTATGCAGGTTTTCCGGTAAAGCAACGGCTCGTGTAAACACAAATGATAAAATAGCTGAAATGTTAATTAAGTTACGTAATCTAGCAACCTGCTCCCCACATGAGTAGTGGGTCTTTTTGTAAAAATAGCTCAGTGATGAGACATTGTGATTTACTAGGAACGGTGTagatttgaaaatgcaaatactTGCAGAAATTTACAGAGCAGGTTTGCCATTTCAGAAGTGGCGTCATGCCAAACTGGTAGGCTTCGCATTCGTCATCCATTATGTCcaaccgttaaaaaaaaaacaaacacagtgaatGGAGAGAGCGTCAACCAGTCATGTTATGAGCGACACTTTCCTCTTTCTTtcggaaatgttgacataattttCGACGTCAGGCATGTTTTCCTTCTCaggtttttttcaacacacctgCTCCGCTAGCTACTTGGACGCGAGCCTTGCTCGcttactcactcactcactcgatttaaaaaataaataaaataaaaaggaagttTACCTCCTCGCCCGGCGACAATGGACATTTCTTCTTTAGTCGGGCTCTGTTGACTAAATTTCCCGTGTGCAGCCTCAGAGTCTTGGCGTGGCTGAGCAGGCACCTCTTCGCCTCCGCGTTCGTGTTGTGAGGATCCATGTGTGCGTCTTTTGTCTGGAGAAAAACCGTCGACGCGAAGAAACCTGATAACAAGAAGCTGCCGCTTACCTTTCACTTTTTATATGGCTGCTGCACCTTCCGAGATGCGACCAATCGGGTAGACGCGTGCGAGATAGAATGGGAAAACAGAAAAGTCAGAATGACTTGCTGCTTCGGTTGCCTATGACACAGTTATGGGGTCAGACGTGAAAGCCGGCTGGGTCACGCCCACCGGAGCTGTGGCCGAAAAAACGTCAACACAAGATGCTTCTAATTTCCACTCTACAGCCCCAAACTATGATTTTTATATTAAAACTATACCCATTTGTAAAATTTTCCAAAACGTcaaggtttatttttatttctctatTCGCGCTGGATGCGCCGGAAgcggaagtggaaaaaaatctgaatatgttgttttctttttaaaactttattggaaaaaattgaATATCAGGGCCGGCCTTTTTACGCATTGCGTTACGTCATGTAAATAGATTTACAGACGTTCATCATTCTGAGGAACAGTTGAACGTGTTATTCCCTCACAAAACCTTAGTTGTCAAAAATCCAGATAAGGTTTAGTTGTTTCACTGTGCATTTTAATTGTAATTAgttttatatttaatgtatttttagatAGATTTGTATCATAGTGAAAGAACACATGTAAATGAGAATTGGTTTACCGCTAGTATATATAGTAATTAGATGTATTCTACAATTTAAATATGAATATGTGACATTGTTATATTGTTTGATCTTTTGTGTCAAtaaaatcctttaaaaaaatcgtTGCCTTTATACGAGGTTTTGATGATACTGACGCCGTGAAAACCTGCTTGCCGTTTTCGCTTGATTCTCATATACTGTACCTCAATTGCAGTCCAATCAAACAAATATGTTTTGATAAAGTATCTTTCAACAACAGGTTGACCAACATGTACGAATTAATGAATGATCAATTCAAACACACATGAGATAAACACCTGCAGAAGTGACTCatcatgactcagatttgttcttggttttgttgttcggtgctttctaccgtctttgttaccgatttgttgctttactgttatatgttagttgctcaatgttcagcactttgtatgcagcgatggcagtttgaaaatctatatatatattgcacgtcgtcccgcacgcggtctgtccttccgtctgtcccttttcaaaacgtacctacttcaccgcgccgctgcgcgccgccactgcgccgctcaggcagtggctcactacgatcgcgcgggcatcttagcgaaaaaatgttgtctacccacaagcattgcaataaaattgttagttatttagtagagctaaacatctctttattttcgcgataagcaatgaagatgaacaaaaagttgaaccaagcaacaacacttttgtgggccgaaggcccaccttaccagccttccgcaggaactagctgatgagccgcccggagggcggcgaaccaccaccttaccagccttccgcaggaactagctggttcgccgccctccgggcggctcatcagctagttctctataaatacagttgagttgagaagtgAAAAATATAGCTAATAATGACTTTGTATGCTTGAGTACAGTCCTACAAGCATATATCCCTGACCGTGTTGGGGAAAACAGTTTCTATATATTTTAAAGGCTGAATTTTTGATAGGCTTAACCACTTTTATTGGTTAAGCTGTAaacctgtcctgtcctgtactATGCCATTTAGTGTAAAAACGTCAAACCATTGGAAAGCAGTGCACCAAGTGACCGCCAGATGTCCCTCTCGCTAGTGTAGTTGCCTTGacctgatgtattttttttccaagtcaaaCTTTCCCAATGACACATAACAATGCATGAGTATATTATTAACGTGACATTTTCAAAGATTAACAAAGCATCTAAATTCTGTACGCCATATTACGGGTTATGTTTCAACTACTTATGAGTACATAATACAGACATTCTGCATTATTGAATCTAGTATTAAGGATTCATGTGATTTACTTGTATTATCTCATTTGGTGCTCACTTGTAAATTCTACTATTTGGTAGTAAATTGGTACCGCCGCAGAAAAGGTTACTTTCTTACAATGGTGGATATTATTTctttatgcctttttttttactttttcacattttgctgCTTCATTTTTATGTTGAGTTATGCTATTATAAATTGTGTAATGTAATGCACTGTAACTAACAGCCTTCGAATACGTTGGTATTTCATAAATCACAAATGCAAACGATAAATGAAAGCATGGACACACATAATGCATTTCTGCTATATGTGTTCACAGGTAATAGTGATGATGACAAAAATTTACCACGTTAGTTTCGACTTAGTAGGTCAGTGATTCAATTTAAACTCTCAAGCCATGGATagtgtttcaaatgagggtttcaagAAAAGGTTAGGCTTTAAATGAGGTTTTAAaggcagggttagggttttgaggcttacagtcCACATTATACTTTAATTTGTGTTCCAAGTTAGGGTAATTTCTTTGAATGAAGTCAAAGAAAATGGAGCTTGCTGCCGTCATTCCAGAGAGTTGACATTAAGGATTTAATACACGCAAAGAACGTACGACCAAGCATCTTTACACCCAGGAAGTCATTATTAACATTTTGTCTCTTGACATCCAAGAGGACAAGCAGCCAGGAAACGGGGGGGTCAATAAGATACTGTATTAGCcacggtatctctcctt
Proteins encoded in this window:
- the gclm gene encoding glutamate--cysteine ligase regulatory subunit, with amino-acid sequence MDPHNTNAEAKRCLLSHAKTLRLHTGNLVNRARLKKKCPLSPGEELQECIQATLSSWFSTIEAPTEDLPDTLDCNIPQATDAVIPEEREELKVSAKLFLFESGQSSIRDAVEMACQTLAVSQLDSVIIAAQRLLGDDVKTLAPLQPAWEQLEALVHRQRIAAIGTADLDKDLLEQLYNWAQVKPSSNQVNLASCCVMPPELTAFAKEFDIQLLTHNDPPELISAATFREAMQEGTQHVAADDWRLEWLLRYSIIVKSRGIIKATGYLFSARKAEL